In the genome of Arabidopsis thaliana chromosome 4, partial sequence, the window tCGATCATGTCTTATTGCAATTTGGTTCATTATTAAAATCCATGGAAAATAAACTTTGTCAACCTTTTTTTCCCATTCTCTATATCACTTTCATCCACAATTTGTCTCAATGAATGTGTTAGTTTATTCCATAACCCATGGGCCTAATTAGAAATTTACCAACAATAATCTTTAATAAAAACGTTTGTATTGGTTGTGTGTAATATGTGaatcaatattattatatgcAGATACTAGAATTTGTGGAAGCCATGGAAAAATATCCATTACATTCAAATGGTCTTTTAAAAGTTCCTAAAGTTCTAGCAGACATAGTAGAGTCTACCATTGGAGCTATCTTCATGGACTGCAACTCCACCGAGACCGTCTGGAAGGTAACTTACTATACatttagttataaatatcTAGCTACTAGACTAAGGCAATCGATTAATCCATGACTCTTTTGGTGTTGAAACCATTGTTGACAAAACCATTGTTGATAGGTGATAAAACCATTGTTGGAGCCAATAATACATTTAGACAAAATGAAGAGCCATCCAATGACAGAACTCAATGAGATGTGTCAGAAGAGGAACTTGAAATTGACGTCCAAAGACACTTGGgaagaaaatcaaacctaTTGTTTCCATATTGAGGATAAGTTTGTTGGATGTGGTCACCATCCTGTCAAGAAAGAAACTGCTCGTAATTTCGCTGCAAAAAATGCTATTGACAATTTTGCTAAATTTTTCGGAGACCTTTAGATAtatcgaaaagaaaaagaaaaattatatttttataaatttttacagTATAAATTGTAAtatctttctgttttctttttgttaaaaaaaaaaaaggcaaaaagaaaacataaagaaatatGTACTGTCTTTGTATTTTAACCAGCTTGTATTCAAAttcatcatttcatttttcttatgaatGGTGCGAAAGACgtaaaaaaacgaaaaaggaaaaaatagaatGATGTGAATGAACCTAGCCAAATGTTATAAGCATATATAAGTGTTACTCGAGAACCATAGGATATCATTTGTAAATCTTGGTTAGAGACCCATATTACCTCTGATCATGGCATAGCACAcaacaaaatagtttattcataaaagtaaatatagtttattcataaaatacaaagattTCCAATCACACAATGTAACAAGCACAAATAAGTATACTTTTACTTATAAGAAGACATCGGATGTACGTAGACAAACAAGTATCAAAGTATGTTCATAAAGGAAAACAAAGTTCGCATTCAACAAGGTGGGTTAATACCTTCACGCATGCACAAGTGATGGAAAGCAATACAAATACTCAGATCAACAAAATGACAACTTTTTCAGCAAGcaatacaaatatacaatataaaaaatctgGGGTTTCTTGGTTGGGCTTGAATTTGAGAAAGGCCCAGATCCTTCCAGATACTCTTTATTTGACTaataaatatcacaaaaacaattttctcttaaagcttttcttgaagaacaagagaaatCAGAAGctctttcctttgttttttttttctttttcttccaccAATCTACAGATTTCGAATCATCAGAAAATGGATTTCGAGCTTAGATCAGCGAAAGAGAAGCTTGAAAGAGagcagagagagaggaagCAAAGAGCGAAACTGAAACTCGAACGCgagaagaaatcaaaggaAGCTGCGATTAAGCAACGCGAAGCCATTGAAGCTGCTCAAAGAGCTAGAAGACTTGACGCCATCGAAGCCCAGATTAAGGTCCTCTATCTCTATTCTTACTGGGTTTTTAGAATTTGACAATTTTGCGTTTCTTCTGTATGGTAAATGCTCTCCTAGGTTTTTGGATTCCTCGTAAAATTGTGTAGGTTCTGCAAttgggattttgattttgtagaaCAGTGTGATTCTAATCTAGTTCACCAGATTCGTATATGTATTACAAATGGGTATTGTTCATTTGGGGATTATTGTAGATTTTGATGCATATAACTTTGACATTGACCATCTTGCTTTGAAAGTTCATAGTTTGTTGTTAGTTTTGGTAGCTTGATGTGAAACTTATGGAGGGCTCTCTCTCTGATGATTTGTTATTGTCCTGTGTTTAGGCTGATCAACATATGCAAGAGAGTTTAGTATCTGGAGATGGAATAGTGTTTGAACGAGTCTTCCAAGCTGTTTCTTTTCAAGGAAATGGAGATAAGATTAAACTACCACCATCATGTTTTACTGAGTTGTCTGATCAAGGAGCTTTCGATAAAGGTCCTTTGTATTTTGAGCTCTCTGTTGTTGACCATGCGGATAATAAAAAGACAACACATTCTGGTGTTCTTGAGTTTACTGCTGAAGATGGCACTATTGGACTTCCTCCACATGTGTGGAGCAATTTGTTTTCAACGCATGATCCAATGGATGTTCCTTTGGTGGAAATTCGGTATATCCGATTGCCTAAAGGCAGTTACGCGAAGCTTCAACCTGATAACCTTGGTTTCTCGGATTTGCCTAACCATAAAGCAATACTTGAAACTATTCTTCGTCAACATGCTACACTTTCTTTAGACGATGTTCTCTTGGTTAATTATGGGCAGGTCTCTTACAAGCTTCAGGTTCTTGAGTTAAGACCTGCCACTAGCATTTCGGTTCTGGAGACTGACATTGAGGTTGATATTGTTAGTCCAGATATAGTTTCAGATCAACCGAATCAGCATGTGCTAAAGCCGCTTCAATATGGGAAATCTGAATCTGGAACAGTTGAGGAAGGTCGGTATGATTACTATAAGTTTGTGATTGACGAGGCTACTGTAGAAAAAGTAATGGCAGGAAGCGTCAAAGTTATTGTAAAGGTAGATGTGGAGAAAGTTGGAGCGGATACGGATCTCTATGTGTCAAAGCACCCGGTTCTATTTCCATCTCTTAATCAACACGAGTGGTCTTCACACGACGTGGGTTCAAAGACCTTGATCTTGGTATCAAAGGAGAGGGCTTTGAGCTCAGGGACTTACAGTATAGGTGTTTACGGCTTCAAAGGAACAGTCAAGTACCAGGTCTCAGTACTGGTCCAAGAAAGCATTGATGGAGCTAAGGTTGGGGAACGGGCTGTATCATCTTCGTCAGATGTTGATACAGTAGAATGTAGGAACTGTAAGCATTCAATTCCAAGCAGGAGTATCGCGTTGCACGAGGTGTACTGTAGCAGACACAACGTGGTTTGTAACCATCACGGGTGTGGAATCGTTCTCAGAGTCGAAGAGGCGAAAAACCATTTGCACTGTGAAAAATGCGGGAAAGCATTGCAGCCAACAGAGATGGAGAAACATTTAAAAGTTTTCCATGAACCACTCACTTGTGGCTGCGGAATAGTACTTGAGAAAGAACAGATGGTGCGTATATAAAAATGGTTGCAATCATTGTTCGTTCTCATTACCTTGTTGTGCTAGAACTTGTAAATTAACATGAGATTGTGATTCTGTTGCAGGTTCAACATCAAGGGAAAGATTGTCCTCTTCGCCTAATCGCGTGTAGATTCTGTGGAGATATGGTGGAAGCGGGTAACTCTGCAGCTGATACTAGAGACAGGATGAGAGGAATGTCTGAACATGAGAGTACTTGTGGTTCAAGAACTGCACCATGCGACTCATGTGGTCGATCTGTGATGCTCAAAGACATGGACATTCACCAGATTGCTGTTCATGGCAAGAGTAGCTGATTTCTGTATCCGGTTTCCACCAATTGTTATTGAAAACTGATTGTAATATTGAAAGTGTCAAATGTTTGAACAGAGAAGCATCGAACCATTTGTATTATTTATGACACCATTTGATTCTTCAAGTCACAATCCGAAATATTTTCACGTATGGATTTAGTAGAGCCCAGAGA includes:
- the RTL1 gene encoding RNAse II-like 1 (RNAse II-like 1 (RTL1); FUNCTIONS IN: RNA binding, ribonuclease III activity; INVOLVED IN: RNA processing; LOCATED IN: cellular_component unknown; EXPRESSED IN: root; CONTAINS InterPro DOMAIN/s: Ribonuclease III (InterPro:IPR000999); BEST Arabidopsis thaliana protein match is: RNAse THREE-like protein 2 (TAIR:AT3G20420.1); Has 6428 Blast hits to 6386 proteins in 2315 species: Archae - 23; Bacteria - 4325; Metazoa - 271; Fungi - 247; Plants - 236; Viruses - 14; Other Eukaryotes - 1312 (source: NCBI BLink).), whose product is MGSQLSNAIDGKDNTKTIGSADPDQLMEIESLEKILNYKFKDKSLLLKAFTDASYVDDKSESYELLELLGDSILNMGIIYDFIKLYPKEAPGPLTKLRAVNVDTEKLARVAVNHQLYSYLRHKKPLLEEQILEFVEAMEKYPLHSNGLLKVPKVLADIVESTIGAIFMDCNSTETVWKVIKPLLEPIIHLDKMKSHPMTELNEMCQKRNLKLTSKDTWEENQTYCFHIEDKFVGCGHHPVKKETARNFAAKNAIDNFAKFFGDL
- a CDS encoding Ubiquitin fusion degradation UFD1 family protein, which produces MYVDKQVSKYVHKGKQSSHSTRWVNTFTHAQVMESNTNTQINKMTTFSASNTNIQYKKSGVSWLGLNLRKAQILPDTLYLTNKYHKNNFLLKLFLKNKRNQKLFPLFFFSFSSTNLQISNHQKMDFELRSAKEKLEREQRERKQRAKLKLEREKKSKEAAIKQREAIEAAQRARRLDAIEAQIKADQHMQESLVSGDGIVFERVFQAVSFQGNGDKIKLPPSCFTELSDQGAFDKGPLYFELSVVDHADNKKTTHSGVLEFTAEDGTIGLPPHVWSNLFSTHDPMDVPLVEIRYIRLPKGSYAKLQPDNLGFSDLPNHKAILETILRQHATLSLDDVLLVNYGQVSYKLQVLELRPATSISVLETDIEVDIVSPDIVSDQPNQHVLKPLQYGKSESGTVEEGRYDYYKFVIDEATVEKVMAGSVKVIVKVDVEKVGADTDLYVSKHPVLFPSLNQHEWSSHDVGSKTLILVSKERALSSGTYSIGVYGFKGTVKYQVSVLVQESIDGAKVGERAVSSSSDVDTVECRNCKHSIPSRSIALHEVYCSRHNVVCNHHGCGIVLRVEEAKNHLHCEKCGKALQPTEMEKHLKVFHEPLTCGCGIVLEKEQMVQHQGKDCPLRLIACRFCGDMVEAGNSAADTRDRMRGMSEHESTCGSRTAPCDSCGRSVMLKDMDIHQIAVHGKSS
- a CDS encoding Ubiquitin fusion degradation UFD1 family protein (Ubiquitin fusion degradation UFD1 family protein; FUNCTIONS IN: peptidase activity, zinc ion binding; INVOLVED IN: proteolysis, ubiquitin-dependent protein catabolic process; LOCATED IN: intracellular; EXPRESSED IN: 23 plant structures; EXPRESSED DURING: 15 growth stages; CONTAINS InterPro DOMAIN/s: Zinc finger, C2H2-like (InterPro:IPR015880), Peptidase, C-terminal, archaeal/bacterial (InterPro:IPR007280), Ubiquitin fusion degradation protein UFD1 (InterPro:IPR004854); BEST Arabidopsis thaliana protein match is: Ubiquitin fusion degradation UFD1 family protein (TAIR:AT2G29070.2); Has 30201 Blast hits to 17322 proteins in 780 species: Archae - 12; Bacteria - 1396; Metazoa - 17338; Fungi - 3422; Plants - 5037; Viruses - 0; Other Eukaryotes - 2996 (source: NCBI BLink).), producing the protein MDFELRSAKEKLEREQRERKQRAKLKLEREKKSKEAAIKQREAIEAAQRARRLDAIEAQIKADQHMQESLVSGDGIVFERVFQAVSFQGNGDKIKLPPSCFTELSDQGAFDKGPLYFELSVVDHADNKKTTHSGVLEFTAEDGTIGLPPHVWSNLFSTHDPMDVPLVEIRYIRLPKGSYAKLQPDNLGFSDLPNHKAILETILRQHATLSLDDVLLVNYGQVSYKLQVLELRPATSISVLETDIEVDIVSPDIVSDQPNQHVLKPLQYGKSESGTVEEGRYDYYKFVIDEATVEKVMAGSVKVIVKVDVEKVGADTDLYVSKHPVLFPSLNQHEWSSHDVGSKTLILVSKERALSSGTYSIGVYGFKGTVKYQVSVLVQESIDGAKVGERAVSSSSDVDTVECRNCKHSIPSRSIALHEVYCSRHNVVCNHHGCGIVLRVEEAKNHLHCEKCGKALQPTEMEKHLKVFHEPLTCGCGIVLEKEQMVQHQGKDCPLRLIACRFCGDMVEAGNSAADTRDRMRGMSEHESTCGSRTAPCDSCGRSVMLKDMDIHQIAVHGKSS